In Coffea arabica cultivar ET-39 chromosome 9e, Coffea Arabica ET-39 HiFi, whole genome shotgun sequence, the genomic window CAACCATCGATCAAGACTCTCGTTCCGACTGATACGTCATAGCCCCCAGTTTCACACGGCTCCCTGCATTCTCTGGGAAGTAGCAAGGGCACTGGTGGGTGCAGCCTCAGTGTTTCTTTTATCACCGCCTTTAAATAATTCAGTCCCTTAAAATCATGCTCTTTCCGTTTACCACCTTTCTTACTTCAGCTTGTGCCCTTTCCATCACGCTAGGATTTCTTATCAACTCTGCCATTACCCACAGAACTGTTGCTGCCGACGTATCGGTTCCTGCTGCGAACATGTCCTGTAATTTGCAATCAAGTTATCAAACTGCAGAACGTTTTTTCTATATAAAAAATATCGTTCGCTTAAAGTACCCTGCGGATTTCAAATCGTATACGGTACTAATACCGATTGCATATGGAGTAGTTTGTTTATATATATGGACGATCAACAattacgtagtagaagcatgtatactagtagtagtattattattattatagtagCATTAGCGAGTTGGCCagtttattaatatatatttttttttaccacAAAGACTGCTTTGATGCATTCGGCTGTTAAGGGAAAATCAAGGCCCCCTCTTGCACTGATCTTCAATAGAGTGTTTACTAGATCTACCTCCCCTGAATCTGCCTCTTTGTGCTCCTGGATTTTGCTTTCAAATATGGGGTCGAGCTTGGACTGAAGCTTTTTGATCTTGAAAACTGTCCCGCTAATGATATGGAGAAATTTCTTTGAGGGGACCAAATCAGAAATGTCAAAACCACTGGACACCTCTATTATCTCATTTATGAGCTGTACCAACTGATCTTGGTACGTGCATCTGGAGCCGAAAGCTGATCTACAAGTGACCGCATTGGTGAGGGCAAAGACCAAGTCAGTGAGGTTAACCGGCAGTGACCTGGATCAGGATGACTGGATGGAGCCGATCATTTTCCAAACCTCATCCTCCCGAATGGCCTGCGTTGCTCGAACATTTTGAGGGCTGAGGAGCTCTAGGACACATTTTACGCATTTGTCTCCAGTAACCCCCGTAGGGAGAGAATGAAACGTCCTGGAAATTATAGGTGATGGTTTGTGCCGCTAGAATTCTGGGACGGTTTACTAGAGCAACATCGTGAGTTTTCAGGGCCTCTTTGGCCATTTGGGCACTCGAGATGACAACTGTAGATACCTCACCACGCTGCAAGTGCATGACCTGTCCATGTTTCTTGGCTAGGTCTGTGAGAGCTCGATGCGGTTGTGAACCTGACAACTGGTGTATGTTTCCGATGATGGGTAAAGTCTTTGGTCCTGGGGGCAATTTTGGATAAGccgatcttgttttggagaGTTTGCGAAGTAAAAGGACTAGATGGATGAAACGGATGAAAGATGATGTCGAAGTAATTGGCTCCATTTTGCCCAGAAGGGAATATGCATGCAAAGGATGATGTGAAAGTGAGACGTTACCCTTCCCCTACTTTTATACTCCTGCATGAGGACGAGAACCATACCATGCTGTAATGAAGACGGCTTTGAAGAAGAACCCTTTGAATCCTTCAAGTTTTTGGACTCTTCTTGCAGCAGAAATGTTACGCAAATGCAAAGTTGCTTCTTTGGACTAAGGTGATATTAAATGAAAGGAATATAACTACTGAACTAGGAGACAAATAAGTAACACATCACTACTGAACTGATGCAGCGAATGGATCCTCTTTGTTACTGTTTTGTGGATAATCTGATTCTTCTCTTTCCTTATTTGGTAAAATGGCGGGTGATCTGATCTCATGTTGATTGCTCAGTCAATAAAGCTTTGTCGAAGTTTGGAATGACAAGTACTTGCTAGTCTCTAATTGGATACGGGAGAATTGAACCTCCATCCAAGTACACcagcaagaaattttttttgaatgatcGACGAAAAGCCGCTTGCACTAGGAGACAAATAAGTCTTGAACTTTTAGCATCGAAAATATGGCAGCGCAGCGAAGACTTCTTGACGCAATGACCCAATGCATATAATTATTGTAATTATTTTTCCATGAGAAAAAACCGGTTGATGATCAAATCAAACAAAGTCGAACTAGCTAATATTTTCTTCCAAGTCTACCTTCTTTTTATTTCTCTTGAGGGCATTCAAATTTCAGTCGAGTCTCCCAGAATATACTTTATTAAGCCACTTTTTGGAATATTGATGCAAGCATTAAAACATATGGAATCATTGAAAAAGATTGTATATTGATAGTAGTGACAGTGTCCAAATGAAATTAAAACATAGGATGAAGATTTCGTACTTGCATGAAAGAATATATAATGACACAATATATCAATTTGAAATTAATATGCCATTTGCCTGACGATGGACTGAGTTGTTATGAGTAGTCCTACTTGGTATTCAATTCGCTCAATCCTTGACGCGGaagcaaaccaaaaatgacaaaCAATCTTCTTCGATAAAGTCTCAAAGAAATCGAGAAAATTTGAGCCCACTCAAGAACAAAATTTATTTGAGATATGTCATAATACCACTCAATTTctctgaaaattttaaaatctcacttactTTTTACTGGCAACTTGACAAGTCTAAATATTCCTATCAAATGTCACAAATTGACAATATTACCCTTGCTCTTAATAACTATTTAAgcaaaaattcaaaacaaaataaaatttttaaaccaaaaatgttAATTACTATCTCACAATGGTCCATATTCCTTTACATTCGAGGCATGGTGGGATAGCAAAGGAGATGGataaattaaatctaatcaagGTCAGCCTTTTAGGAGGATTTTGGTAAGTAATTAACACCTTAAAAATTTCATGGACAATTATAATTAAGAAAGTCaagattttttttggaaaatatgttttaatacaTAATGTAGTTTAAGTTGTattgaaaactaaa contains:
- the LOC113710601 gene encoding premnaspirodiene oxygenase-like: MEPITSTSSFIRFIHLVLLLRKLSKTRSAYPKLPPGPKTLPIIGNIHQLSGSQPHRALTDLAKKHGQVMHLQRGEVSTVVISSAQMAKEALKTHDVALVNRPRILAAQTITYNFQDVSFSPYGGYWRQMRKMSLPVNLTDLVFALTNAVTCRSAFGSRCTYQDQLVQLINEIIEVSSGFDISDLVPSKKFLHIISGTVFKIKKLQSKLDPIFESKIQEHKEADSGEDMFAAGTDTSAATVLWVMAELIRNPSVMERAQAEAVIKETLRLHPPVPLLLPRECREPCETGGYDVSVGTRVLIDGWAINRDPEFWEDPESFKPERFLDNGIEFVGSNFEYLPFGGGRRICPGIAFGVASVDLALAQLVSHFDWKLPGGAKPESLDMT